One segment of Thermodesulfovibrio sp. 3907-1M DNA contains the following:
- the surE gene encoding 5'/3'-nucleotidase SurE — protein MALILVTNDDGFFSKGIQTLAETLKELGEVYIVAPDRDRSAVSHALTMHRPLRVDLIREGCYSVNGTPTDCVVVGVKKLLPREPNLIVSGINKGANLGEDITYSGTVSAAIEGTILGVPSFAISIVGERPFRYETACYYALKIAKFILEKGLPHDTLLNVNLPNKPLQEINGIKITKQGKRSYENSIHEIFSPWGEKQYWIGGGIVSWQKMEGTDIQAIMEGYVSVTPLHIDLTNYQALEYLRRHGIEE, from the coding sequence ATGGCTTTAATTCTTGTAACAAACGATGATGGCTTTTTCTCAAAAGGAATACAAACGCTTGCAGAAACTTTAAAAGAGCTTGGTGAAGTATACATTGTTGCACCAGACAGAGATCGTTCTGCTGTAAGTCATGCTCTTACAATGCACAGACCCCTACGAGTGGACTTAATAAGAGAGGGCTGTTACAGTGTAAACGGCACTCCTACTGACTGTGTTGTTGTTGGAGTGAAAAAACTTTTGCCCCGTGAACCTAATTTAATCGTGTCAGGCATAAACAAAGGAGCGAACCTTGGAGAGGACATAACATACTCAGGAACTGTTTCAGCTGCTATTGAAGGAACAATTCTCGGAGTTCCCTCTTTTGCAATATCTATAGTTGGCGAAAGACCTTTCAGATATGAAACAGCATGTTACTATGCATTAAAGATAGCAAAATTCATTCTTGAAAAGGGTCTTCCTCATGATACACTCTTGAATGTGAACCTGCCCAATAAACCTTTACAGGAAATCAATGGAATTAAAATAACAAAGCAGGGTAAACGTTCCTATGAAAACTCAATTCATGAAATTTTTTCTCCATGGGGAGAAAAACAGTACTGGATTGGAGGAGGAATTGTATCATGGCAGAAAATGGAAGGAACAGATATTCAGGCAATAATGGAAGGATATGTATCAGTTACTCCACTTCATATTGATTTAACAAATTATCAGGCATTGGAGTATTTAAGAAGACATGGCATTGAAGAATAA
- a CDS encoding saccharopine dehydrogenase NADP-binding domain-containing protein, whose product MKIAVIGVGAVGFFLCRYFLEKTDFTIKCADKSIRNLRRLKEFADTKRLTLHRISVNDNSTLEKLIKDVDLVINSATPAINRKIIEIALKHAVNYQDLASNLEDLINPEQLEYSQEFKRKGIVGLINTGISPGLTNLIAGELASKFESLDIIKIRIFEDQRPPGTIWSWSPKVLFSDILSPPLIYEKGKFKFREPFDEPEYYSYPEPIGRRKAYLVYGDEVSTLPRFLKVKNVNLKSAGSDIEFLMALYNMGLLSENSLKINGVNVSPYEILLKITKRVASIKEIIQKVKEGVLEEATFGLVVETSGKIQGERKTLRGYLIFPSIKELIRIAPGSTHVSYPTALIAGIMAKFIKKIQSLEQGVFAPEALPKVIRRKIFSELKKEGLNVALEELTRQKAIPIRIL is encoded by the coding sequence ATGAAGATTGCTGTAATTGGCGTTGGTGCAGTTGGATTTTTTCTTTGCAGGTATTTTCTTGAAAAAACAGATTTTACAATAAAGTGCGCTGATAAAAGCATTAGAAATCTTAGAAGGCTCAAAGAATTTGCAGACACTAAAAGATTAACTCTCCATAGAATTTCAGTAAATGACAACTCTACTTTAGAAAAATTAATCAAAGATGTGGATCTCGTAATAAATTCAGCAACCCCTGCAATTAACAGAAAAATAATAGAGATTGCCTTGAAACATGCTGTTAATTACCAGGATCTTGCTTCAAATCTTGAAGACTTGATAAATCCTGAACAGCTTGAATACTCTCAGGAATTTAAAAGAAAAGGAATTGTTGGTTTAATAAATACAGGGATAAGTCCTGGCTTGACAAACCTAATTGCCGGGGAGCTTGCTTCAAAATTTGAAAGTCTGGACATCATTAAAATTAGAATTTTTGAAGATCAAAGACCACCTGGAACAATATGGTCGTGGTCACCAAAGGTTTTGTTCAGTGATATTCTATCTCCTCCTCTGATCTATGAAAAAGGAAAATTTAAATTCCGTGAACCTTTTGATGAGCCTGAATATTACAGTTATCCAGAACCCATAGGTAGAAGAAAAGCCTATCTTGTTTACGGAGATGAAGTTTCCACTCTACCAAGATTTCTCAAAGTAAAAAATGTAAACCTTAAATCTGCAGGTTCTGATATAGAGTTTCTCATGGCTCTTTATAATATGGGACTTTTAAGTGAAAATTCACTGAAAATTAACGGAGTTAATGTTTCTCCCTATGAAATTCTTTTAAAAATCACCAAACGGGTTGCTTCAATAAAAGAAATTATCCAGAAAGTAAAGGAAGGAGTGCTTGAAGAAGCAACCTTTGGTCTTGTTGTAGAGACCTCTGGAAAAATACAGGGAGAAAGAAAAACATTAAGAGGTTACTTAATTTTTCCTTCAATTAAAGAACTTATAAGAATTGCTCCTGGCTCTACCCATGTTTCTTATCCTACTGCTTTGATAGCTGGCATTATGGCTAAATTTATAAAGAAAATTCAGTCTCTCGAGCAGGGAGTGTTTGCTCCTGAGGCTTTACCAAAGGTTATAAGAAGAAAAATTTTCTCTGAACTTAAGAAAGAAGGATTAAATGTTGCATTAGAAGAACTCACCAGACAAAAAGCTATTCCAATCCGAATTCTTTAA
- a CDS encoding sigma-54 dependent transcriptional regulator yields the protein MVDNARIVIVEDDSSFASLLKTILEEEGYTVKVFNDPQIALKNIGSFSPHLIITDLKMPKMDGIEFMEKAEDVVNTEFIVITAYGTIPSAVEAIKKGAIDYITKPLSSPEEFLKRIEKVLKTWHYSEELELPPYEILFAGIEEVYQMVKEVAKTDTTVILYGETGTGKSAIAKAIHIMSGKKGAFVEINCASIPETLIESELFGYEKGAFSGAIKQKPGKIELAQNGTLFLDEIGELTLSIQAKFLKVLQDKSFERVGGLQTLKTNARFITATNRDLKQLVKDGKFREDLYFRLNVFPITIPPLRERRQHITKIADYLIERISKKLGKEPKRLNKKSVETIKNYSFPGNIRELENILERAIILSKTEEIEIKIEKEEKSEDNNLKSLEKKAIIEALKKTSGNKKMASRLLGISLRTLYNKIKEFGLE from the coding sequence ATGGTTGACAATGCCAGAATCGTTATAGTTGAAGATGACTCCTCCTTTGCCTCCCTTCTTAAAACAATTCTTGAAGAAGAAGGCTACACGGTAAAGGTATTTAACGATCCTCAGATAGCCTTAAAAAATATTGGGAGTTTTTCTCCTCATCTCATAATTACAGATTTAAAGATGCCAAAAATGGATGGTATTGAGTTTATGGAAAAAGCAGAAGATGTTGTAAATACAGAGTTTATTGTAATAACAGCTTATGGCACGATCCCTTCTGCAGTAGAAGCAATAAAAAAGGGCGCAATTGATTATATCACAAAGCCTCTTTCATCCCCTGAAGAATTTTTAAAACGCATAGAAAAAGTTTTAAAGACATGGCATTACAGTGAAGAACTTGAACTACCTCCATATGAGATTCTCTTTGCAGGAATTGAAGAGGTCTATCAGATGGTTAAAGAAGTGGCAAAGACAGATACTACAGTAATTCTCTATGGTGAAACAGGAACAGGTAAATCAGCTATTGCAAAGGCAATTCACATTATGAGCGGCAAGAAAGGTGCTTTTGTTGAGATAAACTGTGCATCAATTCCTGAAACATTAATAGAAAGCGAGCTTTTCGGCTATGAAAAAGGTGCTTTCTCAGGAGCAATAAAGCAAAAACCTGGTAAAATTGAGCTTGCCCAGAATGGAACTCTATTTCTTGATGAAATAGGGGAATTAACTCTCTCAATTCAGGCAAAATTTTTAAAAGTGCTGCAGGACAAAAGCTTTGAAAGAGTTGGTGGGCTTCAGACTCTTAAAACAAATGCAAGATTTATTACTGCAACAAACAGAGACTTAAAACAGCTTGTAAAAGATGGAAAATTCAGGGAAGATTTATATTTCAGGCTCAATGTCTTTCCAATTACCATTCCTCCTTTAAGAGAAAGAAGACAGCATATAACTAAAATTGCTGATTATCTTATAGAAAGGATTTCTAAAAAGCTTGGAAAGGAACCAAAAAGATTGAACAAAAAATCTGTAGAAACGATCAAGAATTACTCCTTTCCGGGAAATATAAGAGAGCTTGAGAACATTCTTGAAAGAGCAATAATTCTCTCAAAAACAGAGGAGATTGAGATAAAAATTGAAAAAGAGGAAAAATCAGAAGATAATAATCTTAAAAGTCTTGAAAAAAAAGCAATAATAGAAGCTTTGAAAAAAACCAGTGGCAATAAAAAAATGGCATCCCGATTACTTGGTATTTCTTTAAGAACTCTTTACAATAAAATTAAAGAATTCGGATTGGAATAG
- a CDS encoding protein-L-isoaspartate(D-aspartate) O-methyltransferase produces the protein MDKYKHLREWMVETQIIERGIRDKRVIEVMKKIPRHLFIPEDIIDSAYDDRALPIGHGQTISQPYIVALMTELLELKGEEKVLEIGTGSGYQAAILAELAKEVHTVERVEPLAIAAKKRFENLGIKNIKVYIRDGTEGIPEEAPFDRIIITAATPDIPEPLIAQLKEYGIIVAPVGERYSQYMLKAIKKDGEIERHYLIPVAFVPLIGKYGWKEE, from the coding sequence ATGGATAAATACAAACATTTAAGAGAATGGATGGTTGAAACCCAGATCATTGAAAGAGGCATCAGGGATAAAAGGGTTATTGAGGTAATGAAAAAGATTCCGAGACATCTCTTCATACCAGAGGACATCATTGATAGCGCATATGATGATAGAGCTCTTCCAATTGGTCATGGTCAGACTATTTCTCAGCCATACATTGTTGCTTTAATGACAGAATTACTTGAACTTAAAGGAGAAGAAAAGGTTCTGGAAATAGGAACAGGTTCTGGATATCAGGCTGCAATTCTTGCTGAACTTGCAAAAGAAGTTCATACCGTTGAAAGAGTTGAACCACTGGCTATTGCTGCGAAAAAAAGATTTGAAAATCTCGGAATTAAAAATATCAAAGTTTATATCAGAGATGGCACAGAAGGAATACCAGAAGAGGCTCCATTTGATAGAATAATTATAACTGCAGCAACTCCAGATATACCCGAACCACTTATTGCACAACTAAAAGAGTATGGCATTATTGTTGCACCTGTTGGTGAAAGATACTCTCAGTATATGCTTAAAGCTATAAAAAAAGACGGCGAAATAGAAAGGCATTATCTGATTCCAGTAGCCTTTGTCCCACTAATAGGAAAGTATGGATGGAAAGAGGAGTAA
- a CDS encoding ribonuclease Z, whose translation MYNYTIVARLFHYKIVNNAFGDPCVFVRLLRERRALLFDVGDIRKIPFNEILKVSDIFVTHTHIDHFIGFDQVIRAVLRRAEPLRVYGPDSIIDCVYGKLKGYTWNLVSDYPLSIEVYAITEKKIKRARFLASQKFKIEKLPSLPKQEFILKEPLFKVKALVLSHGIPVIAYCIEEDFHINIDKVKLEKKGFVVGPWLGELKKLIKLHYDYEPYGMLKPKNPSIKLKVNTPKGEFGLEELFEIVNITKGEKISYVMDVAPLEENIQKIIDFVKGSDVLFCEAYFLSKDMERAIERNHLTAALTGKIARQAEVKELVILHISPKYIENPEEVYREVELSRFQDLQ comes from the coding sequence TTGTATAATTATACCATTGTGGCAAGACTTTTTCACTATAAGATTGTAAACAATGCCTTTGGAGACCCTTGCGTTTTTGTAAGGCTTCTCAGGGAAAGGAGAGCTTTGCTTTTTGATGTAGGAGATATAAGAAAAATTCCATTTAATGAAATACTCAAAGTAAGCGATATCTTTGTAACTCATACCCATATTGATCATTTTATAGGATTTGATCAGGTAATAAGAGCTGTTTTAAGAAGAGCTGAACCTTTGAGAGTTTACGGACCTGACAGTATTATAGATTGCGTTTATGGAAAACTCAAGGGGTATACGTGGAATCTCGTTTCAGATTATCCATTATCAATTGAGGTTTATGCAATTACAGAAAAAAAGATAAAAAGAGCAAGATTTCTGGCTTCTCAGAAATTCAAAATTGAAAAATTGCCGAGTCTTCCAAAGCAAGAATTCATTCTTAAGGAGCCTCTTTTTAAAGTTAAAGCTCTTGTTTTATCCCATGGAATACCTGTTATAGCCTACTGTATTGAAGAGGATTTTCATATAAATATTGACAAAGTAAAGCTTGAAAAAAAAGGCTTTGTCGTAGGTCCCTGGCTTGGAGAGCTTAAAAAGCTGATTAAACTTCACTATGATTATGAGCCTTATGGGATGCTTAAGCCCAAAAATCCCTCAATTAAATTGAAGGTCAATACTCCAAAAGGAGAGTTTGGCTTGGAAGAGCTTTTTGAGATTGTAAATATTACAAAGGGAGAAAAAATCTCTTATGTAATGGATGTGGCGCCTCTGGAAGAAAACATTCAGAAAATAATAGATTTTGTAAAAGGTTCTGATGTTCTATTCTGTGAAGCCTACTTTTTAAGTAAAGACATGGAGAGAGCAATTGAAAGAAATCATCTGACCGCTGCATTAACTGGCAAAATTGCAAGGCAGGCAGAAGTTAAAGAGCTTGTGATACTACATATTTCTCCAAAATATATTGAAAATCCGGAGGAAGTTTACAGAGAGGTGGAATTATCAAGGTTTCAAGATTTACAGTAA
- the mtnA gene encoding S-methyl-5-thioribose-1-phosphate isomerase: protein MPMLQSIRWENGAVYILDQRLLPEKIEYLKCTNYEEIARAIENLSIRGAPAIGIAAAYAVAVASIGLKSCCSEKFLSDLNTVFQRLINTRPTAVNIKWAVDRIKNLIEKNASLSVSELKDLVINEALKIHEEDIQTNKHIGENALHLFKEGCTVITYCNAGALATGGYGTATAPMYLAKEKGIKFNVIACETRPVLQGARITAFELMQAGIDVTLVCDNTAGALLRKGMIDFAIVGTDRTVRNGDVANKIGTYSLAVLCRENNVPFYVAAPLSSIDLSIPSGDMIPIEQRASEEVTTIRGIKIAPEGVKVINLAFDVTPAKYITAIITEKGIFNPEELRFKL from the coding sequence ATGCCTATGCTTCAGTCTATAAGATGGGAAAATGGTGCTGTTTACATCCTTGACCAGAGGCTTTTACCAGAAAAAATTGAATACTTAAAATGTACCAATTATGAAGAAATTGCAAGGGCGATTGAAAATCTCTCAATAAGAGGAGCTCCTGCGATAGGAATTGCTGCTGCGTATGCTGTAGCAGTTGCCTCAATCGGTTTAAAATCCTGTTGTTCTGAAAAATTTCTTTCCGATTTAAATACTGTTTTTCAAAGACTCATAAATACAAGACCAACTGCTGTAAATATAAAATGGGCTGTTGATAGAATTAAAAATCTGATAGAGAAAAATGCATCTTTATCTGTCTCTGAACTCAAAGATTTAGTAATAAATGAGGCTTTAAAAATTCATGAAGAAGACATACAGACAAACAAACACATAGGTGAAAATGCCTTACATCTTTTTAAAGAAGGATGCACTGTTATAACCTACTGCAATGCCGGTGCATTGGCAACAGGTGGATACGGAACAGCAACTGCGCCAATGTATCTTGCGAAGGAAAAGGGAATAAAATTTAATGTAATTGCCTGTGAGACAAGACCTGTGCTTCAGGGCGCCCGTATTACAGCTTTTGAACTAATGCAGGCTGGAATTGATGTAACCTTAGTCTGCGACAACACAGCCGGTGCTTTACTCAGAAAAGGTATGATTGATTTTGCAATTGTGGGAACAGATAGAACTGTAAGAAATGGTGATGTGGCAAACAAAATCGGTACTTATTCCTTAGCTGTTCTTTGCAGAGAAAACAATGTTCCTTTTTATGTAGCAGCTCCCTTGTCAAGCATTGACTTAAGCATACCATCAGGAGATATGATTCCCATTGAACAGAGAGCATCAGAAGAAGTAACAACCATCAGAGGTATAAAAATTGCACCGGAAGGAGTTAAGGTAATAAATCTTGCCTTTGATGTAACTCCTGCTAAGTATATAACCGCAATAATCACTGAAAAAGGAATTTTTAACCCTGAAGAATTGAGGTTTAAACTGTGA
- a CDS encoding NAD(P)/FAD-dependent oxidoreductase, which yields MALKNKYDVIIIGAGPAGIFTALEIIKNASLKVLIIEKGKDIEKRKCPMEQTGKCINCPVCDILSGWGGAGAFSDGKLNLSPQIGGFLDKYMERDSLVELINYVDKIYLKYGAPETVYEPEPKVAEKIKNQAAKNGILFIPSKIRHIGTERCAEILKAIKEELSEKVDIIFDSEAFKIIINRTKALGIELKDKRRFYAKYIVLAPGRAGSSWLREEAKRLKLNTELNPVDIGVRVEVPASVCDELTRVCYEPKFIYYSKTFDDMVRTFCVNPYGEVVRENINGIWTVNGHSYANKKTDNTNFAILSSTYFTEPFREPILYGQSIARLANYLGQGVLIQRLGDLKKGRRSTHERILKNPVHPTLKDATAGDLSFVLPYRYLVNILEMLEALDRIMPGINSNHTLLYGVEIKLYSMRLKLTESLETEIDNLFAAGDGAGISRGLIQASVSGILVAREILRRG from the coding sequence ATGGCATTGAAGAATAAGTATGATGTAATTATTATTGGTGCAGGACCTGCCGGTATTTTTACAGCCTTAGAGATAATTAAGAATGCCTCATTAAAAGTTTTAATTATTGAAAAGGGCAAAGACATTGAAAAAAGAAAATGCCCGATGGAGCAAACAGGAAAGTGTATCAATTGTCCAGTTTGTGATATTTTAAGTGGATGGGGTGGTGCAGGAGCTTTCAGCGATGGAAAATTGAATTTATCTCCTCAAATTGGAGGATTTTTAGATAAATACATGGAAAGAGACAGCCTTGTTGAACTTATTAATTATGTTGATAAAATATATCTTAAATACGGTGCTCCAGAAACAGTTTACGAGCCTGAGCCTAAGGTAGCTGAAAAAATCAAAAATCAGGCAGCAAAAAATGGAATTCTTTTTATTCCATCAAAAATAAGACACATTGGAACAGAAAGATGTGCTGAAATTCTTAAAGCAATAAAGGAGGAGCTTTCAGAAAAAGTTGATATAATCTTTGATTCTGAAGCCTTCAAAATCATTATAAACAGAACAAAAGCTTTAGGGATTGAGCTTAAAGATAAAAGAAGATTCTATGCAAAATACATCGTTCTCGCACCTGGAAGAGCAGGAAGTAGCTGGTTAAGAGAAGAGGCAAAAAGGCTGAAATTAAATACAGAGCTTAATCCTGTTGATATTGGTGTTAGAGTGGAAGTTCCTGCTTCAGTTTGTGATGAGCTTACCAGAGTCTGTTACGAGCCAAAGTTTATTTATTATTCAAAAACTTTTGATGATATGGTAAGAACATTCTGTGTAAATCCCTATGGCGAAGTTGTAAGAGAAAACATAAATGGAATATGGACCGTAAATGGGCACAGTTATGCAAATAAAAAAACAGACAACACCAACTTCGCAATTCTTTCAAGCACATACTTTACAGAACCTTTCCGTGAACCAATTCTTTATGGACAGAGTATTGCAAGACTGGCAAATTATCTTGGACAGGGAGTTTTAATTCAAAGACTTGGCGATCTTAAAAAGGGTAGAAGATCAACCCATGAGAGAATTCTTAAAAATCCTGTTCACCCTACCCTTAAAGATGCTACTGCAGGTGATCTCAGTTTTGTTTTACCATATCGGTATCTGGTAAATATTCTTGAAATGCTTGAAGCCCTTGACAGGATTATGCCAGGTATAAATTCAAATCATACACTTCTTTACGGAGTGGAGATTAAACTTTACAGTATGAGGCTTAAACTTACTGAAAGTCTTGAAACAGAAATAGATAATCTTTTTGCTGCAGGAGATGGAGCAGGTATCAGCAGGGGCTTGATTCAAGCTTCAGTATCTGGTATTCTTGTAGCAAGAGAGATACTAAGACGCGGTTAA
- a CDS encoding radical SAM protein, whose protein sequence is MSSSKAQNVAYLNLSDKEFNQRIEKAFEILKDCTLCPRNCYVDRTSGRKGACKVLIKPYVSSWGPHFGEEAPLVGRYGSGTIFFGFCNLSCVYCQNWTISHLGEGEEISYDELAQLMIFLQNSGCHNINLVTPTHQVPQIIKSIYIAREQGLRIPIVYNCGGYEAIETLKILDGIIDIYMPDFKYADSALAEKYSKVKNYTEFAKKALKEMHRQVGDLIINEEGVAVRGLLVRHLVLPNNIAGTQEIVKFIAEEISKNTYINIMDQYRPCWQAEEYPELNRRITQKEFEDAVNMALKYGLTRIDCVIYSKRYYHWL, encoded by the coding sequence ATGAGTTCATCTAAGGCTCAAAATGTAGCTTATTTAAATTTATCAGATAAAGAGTTTAATCAAAGGATTGAAAAAGCTTTTGAGATTCTGAAAGATTGCACTCTCTGCCCGAGAAATTGCTATGTTGACAGAACCTCGGGTAGAAAAGGAGCATGTAAAGTTCTTATAAAACCCTATGTTTCAAGCTGGGGACCTCATTTTGGAGAAGAAGCTCCTTTGGTTGGAAGATACGGTTCAGGAACCATATTTTTCGGTTTTTGTAATCTCAGCTGTGTTTACTGTCAGAACTGGACAATAAGTCATCTTGGAGAAGGCGAAGAAATCTCATATGATGAGCTTGCTCAACTTATGATTTTTCTTCAAAATTCAGGCTGTCACAATATAAATCTTGTGACACCCACTCATCAGGTGCCTCAAATTATTAAATCAATTTACATTGCCCGTGAACAGGGACTCAGAATTCCCATTGTTTATAATTGTGGTGGTTATGAAGCTATTGAAACATTGAAAATTCTTGATGGAATCATTGATATTTATATGCCTGATTTTAAATATGCTGATAGTGCTCTGGCTGAAAAGTACTCAAAGGTTAAAAATTATACTGAGTTCGCAAAAAAAGCTTTGAAGGAGATGCACAGGCAGGTTGGAGATCTGATTATAAATGAAGAAGGAGTTGCTGTTAGAGGACTTCTTGTAAGACATCTTGTTTTGCCTAACAATATCGCAGGAACACAGGAGATTGTAAAATTTATTGCAGAGGAAATCTCCAAAAATACATACATAAACATCATGGATCAGTACAGACCATGCTGGCAGGCAGAGGAGTATCCGGAATTAAACAGAAGAATAACGCAAAAGGAGTTTGAAGACGCTGTAAATATGGCTTTAAAATATGGACTAACAAGAATAGATTGTGTTATTTATTCAAAAAGATATTACCACTGGCTGTAA
- a CDS encoding polyprenyl synthetase family protein encodes MNFQDIFRQYEDELKMVERELLNIFQSEASLIPTIGAYIVNSGGKRLRPLFLLLSADLVGYRGYKRVILAAVIEALHTASLLHDDVVDEAELRRGKASANKIWGNQVTVLLGDYLYAKALHISVQQESLPIMEALSQATSQMAEGEILQLMKAGDPSITFDEYLKIITGKTAGLIRTACRVAGILGKLSQEKLQALTEFGNNIGIAFQMVDDILDYIADEAELGKKLGKDLMEGKITLPLIELIKKAQEKEEIISIIKYDNLSEKNLSKILNYLRQYNCIDSSMKIVKQYIDKAKKALQVFPDSEARERLFYIADYITLRSN; translated from the coding sequence GTGAATTTTCAGGATATATTCAGGCAATACGAAGATGAATTAAAAATGGTAGAAAGAGAGCTTCTGAATATATTCCAGTCAGAAGCTTCCTTAATACCAACCATAGGAGCATATATTGTAAACTCAGGAGGTAAAAGGCTTCGTCCATTGTTTTTACTTTTAAGTGCTGACCTTGTTGGTTACAGGGGATACAAAAGAGTGATTCTGGCTGCAGTAATTGAGGCACTTCACACTGCAAGTCTTCTTCACGATGATGTGGTTGATGAGGCTGAACTCAGAAGAGGTAAGGCTTCTGCTAACAAAATATGGGGAAATCAGGTTACAGTTTTACTTGGTGATTATCTTTATGCAAAGGCATTGCACATATCAGTTCAACAGGAAAGTCTTCCAATAATGGAAGCTTTATCTCAAGCAACTTCACAGATGGCTGAAGGAGAGATTCTCCAGCTTATGAAAGCAGGCGATCCAAGCATAACTTTTGATGAATACTTAAAAATAATTACAGGAAAAACAGCAGGATTGATTCGCACTGCCTGCAGAGTTGCAGGAATTCTGGGTAAGCTATCACAGGAAAAACTTCAAGCTTTAACTGAATTTGGAAATAATATTGGCATAGCTTTTCAGATGGTAGATGATATTCTTGATTATATAGCAGATGAAGCAGAACTTGGTAAAAAACTTGGCAAAGATCTAATGGAAGGCAAAATTACTCTTCCCCTCATTGAATTGATAAAAAAAGCACAGGAAAAGGAAGAAATTATAAGCATAATAAAATATGACAATCTTTCAGAAAAAAATCTTTCAAAGATTTTGAATTATCTCAGACAATACAACTGCATTGATTCATCTATGAAAATAGTAAAGCAATATATAGATAAAGCAAAAAAGGCTCTTCAGGTGTTTCCAGACTCTGAAGCCAGAGAGCGACTGTTTTACATAGCAGACTATATTACTCTGAGGAGTAATTAA
- a CDS encoding ATP-binding protein has translation MISAFFLYKNAEQATEQSLQMQAIGITITLNSVLQASDIGQIKKQSSTIFSEILLDERWEGVAFIALYSQEGNVVFHSNPALIGKKFQEVIAVFQEKTPYYHYLVLGTGEKVFISDTKIVLRGLPYLLRVALHTYPAEAILRNAKIHILFMAFTAVFLILAGFFTAILLNKIEKMQIKMRELENLSMLSRVLAHEIRNPLGSIKGFAQYLMKKISEASLKEYLEIIVKESLRLERLTEELSQYANPQSISLQRVNLKELIHETVLPFTIEHREIFFDLDLDELYLNTDRDKITQILSNILQNSVFAVSETEDKRISIKAKKINGKIKIEISDTGTGMDEETLKKAQEPFFTTKPKGTGLGLAIVSRLCEVLNINLEIKSKEGQGTKVWLTMPESL, from the coding sequence TTGATCAGTGCTTTTTTTCTTTACAAAAATGCTGAACAAGCTACAGAGCAATCTCTTCAGATGCAGGCAATAGGAATTACAATAACTCTTAACAGTGTTCTACAGGCTTCTGATATTGGCCAGATTAAAAAACAGAGTAGCACAATCTTTTCAGAAATCTTACTGGATGAGAGATGGGAGGGGGTTGCCTTTATAGCTCTTTACAGTCAAGAAGGAAATGTGGTATTTCATTCAAATCCCGCACTGATAGGAAAAAAATTTCAGGAAGTAATCGCAGTTTTTCAGGAGAAAACTCCCTATTATCATTATCTTGTTCTGGGCACAGGAGAAAAAGTTTTTATTTCGGATACAAAAATAGTTCTCCGTGGGCTACCCTATCTTTTAAGAGTTGCTTTACATACATATCCAGCTGAGGCTATTTTAAGAAATGCAAAAATACATATACTTTTTATGGCTTTTACAGCAGTATTCCTTATTCTGGCAGGTTTTTTCACAGCAATACTTCTAAATAAAATAGAAAAAATGCAGATTAAAATGCGGGAGCTTGAAAATCTTTCAATGCTTTCACGAGTTTTAGCCCATGAAATAAGAAACCCCCTTGGAAGCATAAAGGGATTTGCCCAGTATCTTATGAAAAAGATTTCAGAGGCTTCTTTAAAAGAGTATCTTGAAATAATTGTAAAGGAGAGTTTGAGGCTTGAAAGACTTACTGAAGAGCTATCACAGTATGCAAATCCTCAAAGTATTAGCCTGCAGAGGGTTAATCTCAAAGAATTAATTCATGAAACTGTCTTGCCTTTTACAATTGAGCACAGGGAGATATTTTTTGATTTAGACTTAGATGAACTATACCTGAACACGGACAGAGATAAAATAACACAAATTTTAAGCAATATTCTTCAGAACTCTGTTTTTGCCGTATCAGAAACAGAGGATAAAAGAATCAGTATAAAAGCAAAAAAAATCAATGGTAAAATAAAAATTGAAATATCTGATACAGGAACTGGAATGGATGAAGAGACTTTAAAAAAAGCCCAGGAGCCTTTTTTTACGACAAAGCCAAAAGGTACAGGATTGGGGCTTGCAATAGTAAGTCGTCTTTGTGAGGTTTTAAATATTAATCTGGAAATTAAAAGCAAAGAAGGACAGGGAACAAAAGTATGGTTGACAATGCCAGAATCGTTATAG